In Oncorhynchus masou masou isolate Uvic2021 unplaced genomic scaffold, UVic_Omas_1.1 unplaced_scaffold_705, whole genome shotgun sequence, a genomic segment contains:
- the LOC135537060 gene encoding keratin-associated protein 4-9-like — MNPAATGNVNYYVDSCAGYCVLYTCAVYCELYTCAVYCVLYTCAVYLCCVLCAVYLCCVPVLCTVCCVLCTCAVYLCCVPVLYTLCCVPCAVYLCCIPVLCTCAVYRMLCTVYCVPVLCPCAVYLCCVPCAVYLCCIPVLYTCAVYLCCVPCAVYLCCIPVLCTCAVYLCCVPCAVYRVLCTCAVYRVLYTCAVYRVLCTYAVYLCCIPVLYTCAVYLCCVPCAVYLCCVPCAVYLCCVPVLYTCAVYRVLCTCAVYLCCVLCAVYCVLCTCAVYLCCIPCAVYRLLYTCAVYCVLYTCAVYLCCIPVLYTCAVYRVLCTVCCVPCAVYRVLCTCAVYVCCVPVLYTCAVYLCCIRVLYTCAVYLCCVPCAMCTPKFIGQQRKV; from the exons ATGAATCCTGCAgcgacaggaaatgtgaattattatgtggatt CGTGTGCTGGGTACTGTGTGCTGTATACCTGTGCTGTGTACTGTGAGCTGTATACCTGTGCTGTGTACTGTGTGCTGTATACCTGTgctgtgtacctgtgctgtgtactgtgtgctgtatacctgtgctgtgtacctgtgctgtgtaccgtatgctgtgtactgtgtacctgtgctgtgtacctgtgctgtgtaccTGTGCTGTATACCTTGTGCTGTGTACCGTGTGCTGTGTACCTGTGCTGTATACCTGTgctgtgtacctgtgctgtgtaccGTATGCTGTGTACCGTGTActgtgtacctgtgctgtgtccCTGTGCTGTATACCTGTGCTGTGTACCGTGTGCTGTGTACCTGTGCTGTATACCTGTGCTGTATACCTGTgctgtgtacctgtgctgtgtaccGTGTGCTGTGTACCTGTGTTGTATACCTGTgctgtgtacctgtgctgtgtacctgtgctgtgtaccgtgtgctgtgtaccgtgtgctgtgtacctgtgctgtgtaccGTGTGCTGTATACCTGTGCTGTGTACCGTGTGCTGTGTACCTATGCTGTGTACCTGTGCTGTATACCTGTGCTGTATACCTGTGCTGTATACCTGTGCTGTGTACCGTGTGCTGTATACCTGTGCTGTGTACCGTGTGCTGTGTACCTATGCTGTGTACCTGTGCTGTATACCTGTGCTGTGTACCGTGTgctgtgtacctgtgctgtgtacctgtgctgtgtactGTGTGCTGTGTACTGTGTGCTGTGTACCTGTGCTGTATACCTGTGCTGTATACCGTGTGCTGTGTACCGTCTGCTGTATACCTGTGCTGTGTACTGTGTGCTGTATACGTGTGCTGTGTACCTGTGCTGTATACCTGTGCTGTATACCTGTGCTGTGTACCGTGTGCTGTGTACCGTGTGCTGTGTACCCTGTGCTGTGTACCGTGTGCTGTGTACCTGTGCTGTATACGTGTGCTGTGTACCTGTGCTGTATACGTGTGCTGTATACCTGTGCTGTATACGTGTGCTGTATACCTGTGCTGTATACCTGTGCTGTGTACCGTGTGCCATGTGCACACCGAAGTTTATTGGGCAGCAGCGTAAGGTCTAG
- the LOC135537061 gene encoding keratin-associated protein 4-9-like translates to MKRVLACAGYCVLYTCAVYCELYTCAVYCVLYTCAVYLCCVPCAVYRVLCTCAVYLCCVPVLYTLCCVPCVVYLCCIPVLYTCAVYLCCVPCAVYLCCIPVLCTVCCVPCAVYLCCVPVLYTVCCVPCAVYLCCIPVLYTCAVYRVLCTVCCVSVLYTCAVYRVLCTCAVYLCCVPCAVYLCCIPVLCTLCCVPVLYTVCCVPCAVYLCCVPVLYTCAVYLCCVPVLCTVCCIPVLCNRAVSYAVYLCCIPVLCTVCCVPVLYTCAVYRVLCTCAVYLYVVLCAVYCVLCTCAVYLCCIPCAVYRLLYTCAVYLCCVPCAMCTPKFIGQQRKV, encoded by the exons ATGAAG CGTGTGCTGG CGTGTGCTGGGTACTGTGTGCTGTATACCTGTGCTGTGTACTGTGAGCTGTATACCTGTGCTGTGTACTGTGTGCTGTATACCTGTgctgtgtacctgtgctgtgtaccgtgtgctgtgtaccgtgtgctgtgtacctgtgctgtgtacctgtgctgtgtaccTGTGCTGTATACCTTGTGCTGTGTACCGTGTGTTGTGTACCTGTGCTGTATACCTGTGCTGTATACCTGTgctgtgtacctgtgctgtgtaccGTGTGCTGTGTACCTGTGCTGTATACCTGTGCTGTGTACCGTGTGCTGTGTACCATGTgctgtgtacctgtgctgtgtaccTGTGCTGTATACCGTGTGCTGTGTACCATGTGCTGTGTACCTGTGCTGTATACCTGTGCTGTATACCTGTGCTGTGTACCGTGTGCTGTGTACCGTGTGCTGTGTATCTGTGCTGTATACCTGTGCTGTGTACCGTGTGCTGTGTACCTGTGCTGTATACCTGTGCTGTGTACCGTGTGCTGTGTACCTGTGCTGTATACCTGTGCTGTGTACCCTGTGCTGTGTACCTGTGCTGTATACCGTGTGCTGTGTACCGTGTgctgtgtacctgtgctgtgtacctgtgctgtatacctgtgctgtgtacctgtgctgtgtacctgtgctgtgtaccGTGTGCTGTATACCTGTGCTGTGTAATCGTGCTGTGTCCTATGCTGTGTACCTGTGCTGTATACCTGTGTTGTGTACCGTGTGCTGTGTACCTGTGCTGTATACCTGTGCTGTGTACCGTGTgctgtgtacctgtgctgtgtacctgtatgtagtactgtgtgctgTGTACTGTGTGCTGTGTACCTGTGCTGTATACCTGTGCTGTATACCGTGTGCTGTGTACCGTCTGCTGTATACCTGTgctgtgtacctgtgctgtgtaccGTGTGCCATGTGCACACCGAAGTTTATTGGGCAGCAGCGTAAGGTCTAG